In a genomic window of Erigeron canadensis isolate Cc75 chromosome 5, C_canadensis_v1, whole genome shotgun sequence:
- the LOC122601717 gene encoding L-type lectin-domain containing receptor kinase IV.1-like produces MESFVKEFEQLKIPPKEIKRVTNNFSNKPIGSGGFGQGDPEFWREIIMLSRYSHENLISLLGFCDKAGEKILVYELASNGSLDRYLSSPDLITWEQRIKICLGAGAAHAGTSLPS; encoded by the coding sequence ATGGAATCTTTCGTGAAAGAGTTTGAACAACTTAAGATCCCACCGAAGGAAATTAAAAGAGTTACCAATAATTTTAGTAACAAACCTATCGGGTCTGGTGGATTTGGACAAGGAGATCCTGAGTTCTGGAGGGAGATAATAATGCTCTCCCGTTACTCGCATGAAAATCTCATCTCCCTCTTGGGATTTTGTGACAAGGCTGGTGAAAAGATACTTGTGTATGAGCTTGCATCTAATGGAAGTCTCGATCGCTATCTAAGTTCCCCTGATCTGATCACATGGGAACAACGTATCAAAATATGCCTTGGCGCTGGCGCTGCACATGCAGGGACTTCACTACCTTCATGA